actaaaacataatagtttaatgattacataaatttttggatgtccggatgtattcagaacgtaagttatgcgcgaaaatgcaaacttatgcactttttgacgcttttagtccctgaatgacccaaaagtttattttagcacaccgaacccctcaaagcctatttctaagctacgtcaaggatatttagggtgtgtttaacttatgggcatgttccggaatgttcgttacagttcaaatcggcatactttcgtagtttgtcaattttagtccctgtaagcgaaataacttgatttcggcataccaaaccttctaaaacttatttctaagttatgtaaaggttatttaaggtatgtcaagcataaattgatgttccggagtatttgttgcgttaaactgactacgtttacgcaccagtttgcgtataattctccagaaagcgatatagagtttgaaatcgaataaaagtcaaaacatgaaaaacataaaacataaacaaacaaacatagggatcaaataactttatttcattgataactgaactgtttacaatgattacaagcacagatgtcacagtctcccctacttgtggaaatttcgtcccgaaatttgtttagaggaaactcgtgagaatagatgtggatacttcgccttcatttgatcttcacgttcccaagtaaagtcaggtccacgtttagattcccagcgaactttaaccaacggaatgcgcttgtgtttaagccatttgacttcacgatccataatttccacaggtttctcaacaaaatgtagtgttttatcaacacggatttcgtcaagcggtatgtggaggttctcattagctaaacactttttgagattggatacgtggaaagtaggatgaacatttccaagtttaggaggtaatgcaagtctgtaggctaccttgccgattctttcgatgatcttgaatggtccaacatatctaggtgcaagttttcctttctttccaaatctgatcacacctttccaaggtgagaccttaagtaatacacgatcaccgacttggaattctaagggcttgcgtcgtcggtccgcgtaactcttttgacggcttcgagctgcctgtatgttatcacgaactttcttaaacttgtcagttgtctttagaatgaggtcaggtccagtaagctgagcctcacctatttcattccagcagactggtgaacgacattttcgaccatagagagcctcgaaaggagccatgttgatgctggagtgataactattgttgtaggagaattcaatcaatggaagatgtgaatcccaactaccaccaaaatcgatcacacaagctctaagcatatcttccaaggtctggattgttctttcagtttggccatctgtttgtggatgataggctgtgcttagattgagttgggtccccatggcagattgcatggttctccaaaatcgagaagagaagcgagcatccctatcagaaataatgttcaaaggaacaccatgtcgagatacaatttcatccacgtagattttggccagatcttcagcagatagattctcacggatcggtaggaaatgcgctgactttgtaagacgatcaacaactacccagatggcatcgtgacctttcttagtgcgcggaagtttggtaacgagatccatggtaatgttttcccatttccaaactgggatctctggttgctccaaaagaccataaggatgttggtgttcagccttaaccttgagacaagtaaggcatttagaaacgtataaggcaatgtctttcttcataccaggccaccaatacagagtacgaagatccttatacattttatctgagccaggatgaatagaataacaagacttatgggcctcatccataagcagagtgcgaagatcatcttggcttgggacccacaaacggtccatgaaataatacgatccatcttccttcagcacaaggtcaggcttaatgtgatagggtaattcatTACCCAttaagtcttgtgaaacacaggCATGTTGAGCTTgagaaatgcgtgcttggatatcagatcgtgcttgaatagcagattgaacacgaacataatgaagcacagtacgttccttacgactcaatgcgtcagccacaacattcgctttaccgggatggtagcgaatctcgcaatcatagtcgtttaggagtttgacccaacgtctttgcctcatgttgagttccttctggttgaagatatgctggagacttttgtggtcagtgaaaaccacacattttgtgccatacaaataatgtctccagattttgagagcgaagacaactgcacccaactcaagatcatgagtggtgtagtttctctcatgtaccttcaattgccttgatgcataggctatgactttgttcctttgcatcagaacacagccaagacccaatttcgatgcatcacagtaaacgacaaagtcatcattgccctcaggcaaagttagaataggtgcatcacaaagcttctgtttcaaggtctgaaacgcttcttcttgcttagaaccccattcaaagggtttgttcttctgagttagagcagttagaggaactacaacctttgagaagttctcgatgaagcggcggtaataacccgcaagaccaagaaaagaacgaacctcagtagtagtagtaggcgtatcccaatccttaatcgcactgatcttggagggatctacatgaataccttgttcgttgacaatatgccccaaaaattgaacttccttaagccaaaattcacacttggagaacttggcaaaaagttgctctttctttaggagttccagagtaagacgaagatggcgctcgtgatcagctcgcgtcttagagtaaatcaagatgtcatcaataaaaacgatgatgaacttatctaaataaggcttgcagaccctattcattaagtccatgaaaacagcaggagcattggtcaaaccgaatggcatgactgtgaactcataatgcccatatcgagtgcggaaagctgttttgggaatatcctcttcatgcacacgaagttgatgatacccagaacgaaggtcgatcttcgaaaagcaagtagcaccctgtaactggtcaaagaggtcatcaatgcgaggtaggggatatcgattcttgatggtaagcttattcagctcacgataatcgatacacattctgaaggatccatcctttttcttgacaaagagaacgggagcaccccaaggtgaaaatctaggacggataaaacctttgtcagaaagctcctgaagctgcttagatagctcttgcatctcagatggtgcaagacgatatggagctttggcaataggatttgcaccaggtacgagatcgataCGGAACTTGACTTGGCGTGCAGGAGGTAGACCaggcaactcttcaggaaacaactccggataatcccgaacaacaggaatatcttgcatagacttaccttggcctttatctgctgtaacatgtgccaagaaggccacatagttctttcacagatacttccgagctcgaaaacaagacataagcttgaggctactagcaggtttttcaccacgaacctgtagtatctcacctgacgaaagcggcacacgaacgatcttctcaaaacacactacctctgcgcgatgcttggctaaccaatccatacccacaataatgtcgaagcttccaagttgcataggcgtgaggtcaataggaaagaggtggtcgttaaggttcaactggcagttgcgaagaacagaatcaagaacaacgggttcaccactcgcaacttcaactgtcaaaggcttacctagtttcgttctagacacgcgaagcaagggctcaaaagataacgacacaaaactcttatcagcccctgaatcaaaaagaacagacgcaggttgattattaacaaagaacgtaccgttcaccacttcgtcgtctgcttgcgcctcaatagcattcatgttaaaagctcgtccacgagcctgagcttgaaccgggttcgcattcaccaatcttggacactgattacggtagtgggtcagatccccacagttgtaacaggAACCTGGtggaaagtgaggtcgtgctgcttgaccttgttgctgagcaaaaggctgagcaacttgttgagccgggttctgagctgcccgattcagattggcaggaatgcggcatgtagcagcaagatgaccaggtcttccacagttagtgcattgacggcactggtggtgtggttgatgatgtccgttacacttattgcacagaggtgcattgctaaagtatggtttcttggcaagaggttgcgcaggctgattcgTCTGTGTAGTaatggcaaaattttgggaagccttccgcttcctagaacccttcgaagaacccgcgtcactccccttcttgcttttacctttcttgctctccttcttgtcagactcctgcttcttacccttcttgtcaccctttctatacaacttaccctttcgaatctacgactcagtcaacgttgcagatagttcgattgcctgacgaacagtggtaggtttactaccggtaactatgtcttgcacagagtcaggtagaccatcgatgtatctttcaatagccttatcaagtggggtaaccatcgttgggcataacaaactcaactcttcgtacctgtcagtatacgcccggtgctcgccactaaactgctttagatcgtcaaactccctttccagcgCTCgaagttcatgacgaggacaaaactcactcatcatgagagtcctcaactcagcccatgactgtgctaaagcgacttcagcacctcgatctctcataaccccgttccaccatgtcaacgccctcttctgaaaaacaTTAGAAGCAAACttgactttgcgattatcaggagactgaacatgacgaaaagtattctcaatgctctcaaaccattgaaggagcccagttgccccctcagtaccactgaacttgagtggtttagccgaattgaagctcttgaagttacaaggagcgttctgattgatgttggcttggttaaacttagcaataagattcgggaacgtagcagccatatgctgtgcgatgatttctgccagttcggcattcggtaGCTGattttcacgtcgaggaggcatgctaaaaagaggaaaacatgagaggaaacgagtgagatgattagatgaaaagaatgagacgaaacaaaatcaacaaagcaaggatggtggtcattcgtccgtatcacaaagcaaacaaatgacacagtgacaaatcaaagtaaatgggtccataaacaatgcttagcgaagacatgctcgcctataagtgaacactcaccccaggagttcccaggtaagagtgaatggtccgattatgtggatttgtacgaacactctagccttagacagaaaacccagggtacaggcattcactcttccagtttgcacgtgttcacactatttagaacccaaaactttgacgagattttgaaaacttggaaggcacaaggccaaaaatcaaactggaagggttcaaaatcatataataaatcatttgaaaacagaggattgtttttcaaaaatcgttttagaaaactgggttcttgttttggtgatcacctaaggataagtgaagtgcatgttttaaaatctacacacaagacaacttgtgttggggtcctagaaaggttatagtctaggtcaaagcgttactaataacctaattccctataaccattggctctgataccaactcttctgtcacaccccgaccacgtaaaacatcaaatcgtggcggaaacgtcggggagtgttgtaacagaattattgttccacaaccaaggtaattaaaataatattttattcatcacccaagggtggaatacattgttcaaaacaagaaccaacatgttacattgtcttaaaactactgaaataaagagtacataacgtaattaaactaagtctagctcttgttttatgtcactaaggcccaagtccaccctagcgtgtcacgatcgtcctatgcattagctcctgaaacacaagtgaaaataggtacgccagcataaaattgcctgtgagtaacataggttttatgaaaataggattcatgacttaagtttaagaaaagtgtttaataaaagttagtcatgaatcttgtaaactgttttgttttgtaaatcatttgaaaagcgatgaaatcaaatgatatgtataaatagaagaatatcgtatggttaaaagaataaccaagtaaaaataagttgtataaaacaagttgtttttgtaaaacgaagtcttgtgaaaatgtgttatttgtgtaaaaatgtataagtccaaactaaatgatttaaataacgctatgacatgtaatactatacaagcacttatatataggaagtaccagcggcgtatccaccatgcttgtatcatactacacacatatcgttacttaagtcattaaacaaaccactaatgtataaagtccatgtttaaaccaaccatcaaatgttcttgtttaaaccattgtcatatgattaaaacccaaaatgtagtcatgtagttaagtgtaaacaaaagttatgtatggtaagtaacaaaatgagaatacttaaccataagtaaaaaggaacaaaacaaagtattttgaataaatcaaaaagttatgttttgccaagtaaaagcttgttttattgatacaaacatttatgtggtaagttaacgcattacattcaagccttgagacagcaggataaccttagagtaaaggttatcaaagtaaaatgttttcggattcagtcattcctttcacccaaacaaacctagggtttcaggaacgggatttgtcaagtcctatggtaccattacttactaccgagcggcgtagctaatgttaatgaatgtagtaaggATGTTGTTTATATTGTTAGCTATGTGTGTCAAGACTCCTATACCGTTTTGCTGGGCTTGGTTGTTATGTCCCACTCCGTGTGGTGATATAAGGAACCTTTATGTTCAtcttttaaataaagttgtaaacttttcagacaatatgttgtcttgtgttgtaaacacttaaactacgttatgttttaattatgtaatggcatttggagttatttttacgagcatgtagtatgtttacctttcgtatgcaatgagaacctttcaagaTCACACCTCGTGCATCCGCcatagaaaggggtgtgacaacgTTTGTATTTTCGCTGCGACGTTTTTGTGGTGTGACAATAGGTGGTGTTGTGGTggtagggtggtggtggtggtgggttgaaggtgacggtggaggtggtgggttgacggtggaggaggtggtggtggtggtgggttaaaggtggaggtggaggtggtggttggTTTTAGAATAGAGAGAGAGGAAGAAGAAAATGAGGTGGTGGGCTCATCTCTTTTTGGTTTTGTTTATTAATTGTTTAGGGGCAATGTAGTCATTTCGTACACACTTAACTGAGAAACTTAACATAGGTTAGTGATAAGGACCATACAGGTACAAAAATTACAACCATTGGGACCAACTTTATAATTATTGAAGCACTGGGATCAATTCTGCAATATCTACAAACCACAGGACCAATCAGGCATTTAACTCCAAAAATtatcatcttttgcaatttaatcttaCTAACTTTTTAACGGCTTTACATATGTTTTATGTATTTCAACATGAGTTTACGGTGGACAAAAAAGGCAAGTAATTAGGTAGAGTATGTGAATTCATGAGTTTGTAATAGGTTTGTTcatgagccgaacctaaccgatcagacctttgctcgtgctcggtcCGTTTCGTTTACAAGCCGATCAGAACCGAACCGAGCCTTTTTAAACTGAGCCAAAGTCGAGCAAGCGTCTTTCGATCCGAGCATTTTTCGAACAAACGTCGAGCGAGTCTCGAGCGTCACAGAATAAACAAGGAAAGTGACGATGGGAGTGCTAGTTATTAGAATAAACCACTGTGTTCGTCCCTGATGTTTCGTCCAATAGAAACAAGTAAAATTTTAACAAATAACAAAGAATACAAAAACACTCAACTTGTTCTATCAAGATGAACTAAGCGGGAAGATAAATCGTCGACCGATTGAAACATACCCTTGTTCTATtggaagtttgaaattgaatgaatCGATTAAAGCAAAACCCTGGGGAGTTAGCGTCTTGGCGAGTGGCGATGGAGAAATCGAATAACGATGGCTAATGGGGGGTTTTGATTTTGGTCTTGCACTTCTGAATTAAATGGCGGAttgagacttgagtaatgatcgACGCTTCacattttagtatttgaaatttTGACTCAATTACTCAAATGGACCTTTACGTATTGGATAATGGACTATTGGTATTGGATTTCAATTCTAATTACTTAAATGAGCTCTATTTGAATCTTGGACCAAACATTGTTAATGTTGGTCTCtagtcatttcattaaaaataatacacacaaacacaaatatatatgaatatatatatatatatatattaaaaaataaatagagcCAACCGAGCCGAACCAaactgagcggacctttgctcgtgttctgttcgtttacaaaccgagccgatcTGAACCGAGCATTTTTTTAATTGAGCTGAATCAAACGAGTAAATTCTGAGCATTTTCCGAGCGAACATTGAACAAGCGTCGAGAACCGAGCAATTTGAACAGCACTAGTTTATAATGGACAAAGAAGGCAAGTAAttcaaaaaaatattatttttatcttACAACTTTGTCAAAAAGAACTGTTACCATGCGAAAAACATAGTCAAAAGTCATTACATAATTTGTAGAACTTGCATTACTTTttatcaatatttttatgttcacATGTGTCATATAACTACCCTACAATTCTATTGATGTGTTGCCATCAAACTATAAAAACATTAAAACCGGATTGAACCGGTCAAGACAAGACCCAAAGGCCAAGCATGCTAAATTACATCACATGCTTTATTTTTCTTTGATATTTATGCACTATAAAGTTTTAAAATTCAGCATGTCATATTCAAAAAGTCACCGACTTAAATATATTATCTTTTTGCCCCTTGAAAGTTTTAAATGTTGGCCGTCACATGGGAATTAGTATTTGTAAAAGACTGTTATGTATTCAGATAAAGAAATTATGAAAGGTTTGGTACTATGTAAAACAGACCAGAGGAACACAACATCTAGTCATGAATAAAGGAAGGAGtacaattttttatttttgacatTTAACAACAGGAAGGAGTACAAATTTTTAACACAATTCAGGCATTTGCAGGGTCAAAACCTAGGCAGTCTGGATGGATgttttatatgtatgtatgtatgtatattacaTGGACGGACTATTGAAGCTAGAGTTTGGCATATTTAGTGGCCATGGTTGTATCAAATACTTTTACAAAGAATCTAGTTCGCGGAACGGACAACTTTTCGAGTAAAATTGTTCCCAACTCGAATATCAGCTTCTTCTTCACTTGAGAGGTAATGCCACCCATGGATATTATTTCTGCAAATGCTGCTGGCTCCTTGTTCCTCTCAAATGATATAGCTACTGATCCCTTCAATATCACCATCACAAACTGccaaaaaaaaagttgttttcttCTTAGAGCAGTTGGTTGGTTTCCATCTAGTCTAGTAAATCAATAGAGCAGTTGGTCTAGTAAATGAATCATGCTCTGCCATTTTAGATGAGACACCAATTCTCCTAGTAATGTATCATCTATTACTTTTCTCATACAAATTTCAATTTCTATATTCTCATCAATTTATCCAAGaaagattttttttaggtttataCAATCCTCAACACAATTTTGGGCAAGGTTTATAAAATCCAAATTAACCATTATCCAACAAAAAATTATCATTGTGCGCAGCGCAGATGATTTTAGGTTTGAATAACCAAAAGATCATATCCAAAGGTCAAAGTCAACATCCAATTATCCAACAAAATTCCATTCCTCAAAAGAATTTCAGGTCAAATTCTTACATTTTCTTATAACTTTCTTTGTCTTCTAATTAACACAATAAAGTTAGTTAATTAAGttgcacatacatacatactcaaCACCAGTTTCTTTTACAGTCATATCCAAACTAATATCAACTGTTACTCCAAATTCTCATAAAATTGAACAAAACACCAGTCAGAATCATGTATTCATAAATCACACCATATCCATCATATTCaatatcacacacacacactgtgtAGACGTAAtagacttatatatatatatatatatatatatatatatatatatatatatatatatatatagagagagagagagagagagagaggatttACTTTCTCAGGTCGTCCGATGATCTGAGCGACGGCTTTGGTGGCATCGGAGAAGATGGAATCGGTATCAACGCCGTCCAGGCAGACATTGGTGGAGATCTGAACACAAGGCATCTTCAAAAAAACGGTGGTTTGGATTCCTAACTACCATGGAACTATGAAGGTTTTGCAGGTATTTATAGATGAGGTAAAGATGGAGGAGATTTATCGCAATTGAACACACGACAAGTGGACTTAATTTGAAGGAAATAATATACAAACACCTAAAATCTTATTTTCATAATACCCTAGGTAGTATTTGGTATGAATGATTGAAAGACGGAATGAAATGGATAATTACGAGGAATGAAGAAAAAGGTATTTGTTTGGTCAATGGAATGAAATTactcattccaaaaggcattacATTCCCGTAAAATCATTTCATCcaccccatgttttttttttccatttcatCCCCTCTTGCatcattcatcaacaacaccacaacccaccacctttgccacaacccaccaccatcacccatCACCGCCACCCGCGACCCGCCACCCCGACAGcaaccgccgccgccacccacccaCCCGCCACCATTACCACCCACCGTcgcgaccaaccgccaacgccactcgccgccgccacccaccaccatcgtcgatgccaccaccgccaccaccaaccaccgCTGTCGCCGCAACctccgccgccacccaccaccaacggccgccgtcgcagccaccaccaccgccactcaTCGTCGCCGCCGCATCGCCACTCGCCACCACCAGCACCACCCGTCGTCGCCACCGCCACCCACCAcggccacctataaccacccacaatcactaccaccgaccaccaccaccaccactcaccactaattttattccttcgtttttcttgccaccaaacaatacacaataacaattcattccattcacacacactaaccaaacaagacatgggatggtaatgatccattgcattccccccgttcattccattacctcgtctaTTCTATTCTTTcgtctattccattaccccataccaaacagacccctAGTGTATACGGCCGTATTAGGTTATACAGCCAGTATAGAATGATTTTGCACAGAATTAATTGCAGTGGAATCCTTTTTTTGTTTTACACGTATACaattatacgacccgtatacatgtGTATACGAgcaatataatgttatacgggAAAATGTGTTTATTTTTTGAGGTTTGATcatttttttgggttttaagatctgtatacgggtcgtataaagCTATAcgacccatatatatatatttttaattttttttaggtaAAACTGAACAACCGTTAAATAAATTCTAATAAATCTTTAGATAACGTTTTCAGTATCCGGAGTTTGTTGGTTTGTTTGTAGCTAGGGTTCAGAATGCttgaacaagaagtccaacaattcgttcattatctgttgttgtctCAATGCACACAACACGCAGTCGTTGATGGGCTTTGCGGGCATATTCGTAGCTAGGGTTCAGAATGCTTGAATATGGTGATATTAGAAAAGGAAAAACACTACCATAGGTGAACCCTCTAGAAAAAATCGCAGGATGATACATATACCCCATATGATTCCCCCCACCTCGTACAACACAttcttttattttcaatttttatttaCTTCATACCCACCACGTTATCTAAAGAATTACTAAAATTTATTAAACGGTTGTTCGGTTTTACACCCGATGATCAGTTGTTAACTACGGGATGGGGTACTTTCATGGTCTAATTATATCAACTATTCACTACATGGAGCAGATAACGGTTTGTTGGATTGTTTGTAGCTAGGGTTCAGAATGCTTGAATATGGTGATATTAGAATATTGTACACTCCATGTGAACACAGTGGCCTTGTGATGGGAACCACGTATTCGTGTGttgcagtttggaaagatgaccggaTACAGATCTGATATTGAAATTTGTGAGCCTTCAAATTATTCTTAGACAATTCCTAACAACTGTCCATATGAAAGTTAGGGTTTGTTGGGTTGTTTGTAGCTAGGGTTCAGAATGCTTGAAGcatattatataaatttttagATGGTCTTTGTAAGGTTTAATTGCCTTGTGTAAGTTTGATTGACATCTATCATTGGCATCTATATATGgaacgagattcttcgagaactatcaaaaggagaaaatacgaaacgagattcttcgagaactagaaaaggagaaaatacggaacgagattcttcgagaactagaaaaggagaaaatacggaatgaaattcttcgagaactagaaaaggagaaaatacgaAATGAGATTCTTCCACTAATTAGTTAGCAGTCATTACTTCTTAGTGAACTCAAATTCATGAAATGATGagtaatgtaaggagaagcgtcGAGATTCAAGGATTTAGATGCCATCATGAGAagttggtcgatgacatgatagaCGCCATCCATGTATGttgcaagttaaatccacaatcaatgTTAGATGGTGTTTGTAAGATTTGTAACAAGTTTGCTGCTAATTGTACTGGAAGTCGCTTTTCCTGTTTGGTAGGCGAGAATTTGGAAGTATTACCACCATTGTTGATCTTCATGTTCTCAAGTTCAGAATGAACTCGAATTCACGAAATGATTagtaatgtaaggagaagcgtgACCCAAATCGATTTCGTAGAACGTGTAAAGTTGCATCTGATTTTTAAAACATTTCCCACTAACATAATATTTTAGAAATGGTGTCAACTGATGTAGTGAATAGACACAATCTTATTGTGTTTGTAATGACTACTGACTAATTGCAAGACTGTATACAGCCATTATAAATTTATACGAGTCGTATACaaactttatatttttttatttgatcGTATACTCAACATACGAGAACTATTTTATGtcttgtatacgggccgtataacgtAATACGACCTGTATACAATTAACCAActttctttttttaattagtatattTGGGATTGACGAAAATGTGGGTTTTTTAGAACACTGTATAGTGATATTAGAACATTGTACACTGCATGTAAACACATTCGTCTTGTACCACCATTGTTGAGCTTCCTGTTCTCAAGTTCAGAATGATTATCAATAACTTCCGAGTATCTTTTGCATTTGTAAACTTGATAGCAACTTCTTACTTAAACAATGTTCTGAATGTTGCATAATTCATTTAGTTTCTGTTTGGCACCTTCAATCTTCGTTGGTTAATAACTTTTTTGAAATCAATGGGGAGAAGGTTCTGAAAGTTGAAGGAAAAGGACTTTGTTATGGTTTGGGGAGAATGTTCTGGAAATTGATGGAAACTGAGGTTGACAATGATTATTAAGAAGTAATGACTGAGGTTGAAAATTTGCACTTGATAGCAGCCATATCCATTTGTAACTGTGAGTCTCTTCCCTCCAAAAT
This is a stretch of genomic DNA from Helianthus annuus cultivar XRQ/B chromosome 16, HanXRQr2.0-SUNRISE, whole genome shotgun sequence. It encodes these proteins:
- the LOC110916340 gene encoding macrophage migration inhibitory factor; this encodes MPCVQISTNVCLDGVDTDSIFSDATKAVAQIIGRPEKFVMVILKGSVAISFERNKEPAAFAEIISMGGITSQVKKKLIFELGTILLEKLSVPRTRFFVKVFDTTMATKYAKL